A single region of the Deltaproteobacteria bacterium genome encodes:
- a CDS encoding ribosome maturation factor RimP, which produces MTTNGTTGAQEAQIWSILEPVISAQDFELIEVELTHDRGRKILRLYIDHPDRAISIDDTTLVTRLVDPVLDVEDPIEGAYYLEVSSPGLDRPLRLAAHFERFVGERVKIRTEHPVSDGRRRNFNGILKGIRDGQVTVDVDGELFEFPHADIVRARLEYRFDEENR; this is translated from the coding sequence ATGACGACGAACGGTACAACAGGCGCGCAGGAAGCGCAGATCTGGTCGATCCTCGAGCCGGTGATCTCGGCTCAGGACTTCGAGCTGATCGAGGTCGAGCTGACCCACGATCGGGGCCGGAAGATCCTCCGTCTGTACATCGACCACCCGGACCGGGCCATCTCCATCGACGACACCACCCTGGTGACGCGGCTGGTCGACCCGGTCCTCGACGTGGAGGACCCCATCGAGGGGGCCTACTACCTCGAGGTCTCGAGCCCGGGGCTCGATCGCCCGCTTCGTCTGGCTGCCCATTTCGAGCGCTTCGTCGGCGAGCGGGTGAAGATCCGGACCGAGCATCCGGTCTCCGACGGTCGCCGAAGGAACTTCAACGGCATTCTGAAGGGGATCCGTGACGGCCAGGTGACCGTCGACGTGGATGGAGAGCTCTTCGAGTTTCCCCACGCCGACATCGTCCGTGCCCGACTGGAGTACCGCTTCGACGAGGAGAATCGCTGA
- the nusA gene encoding transcription termination factor NusA: MTSAVNMNLILDQVAKEKGVERGVLVETLEQAIETAALKTFGLERAIEAQYNEEKGVVEVFQALTVVAEVTDPINQITIEEAQEKGIEAEDGDELLFQIFYREEDSAEAEMQDERYGDILKIQTHRRAFGRIAAQAAKQVIIQRVRDAERENVFHDFKEFKGQIITGVVRRFERGNLVVELDKGVGNQAEAVLPVREQVPRESYRAGDRIQAYVLDVLREAKGPQIILSRGSEQLLVKLFEMEVPEIYEGIVEIARAAREPGGRAKIAVASRDPQVDPVGACVGMKGSRVQAVVQELRGEKIDIVPFDDDPARFVCAALAPAEVTRVLIDEANKAMEIIVPDDQLSLAIGRKGQNVRLAAKLTGWKLDINSESRAEEMRDFADESLGAIPGIDADLIEVLYAHGFRRSSDIADANAEVLEQIPGVDAQQVETMQEAARSQAVLDAEREAVLEKEREEARQAELRRHPDTLSPQERLLRVRGVGERTIEQLSTGGYNTVEDLHKEDDPIKLGESTGIGLKKARQIKTAVANYLAEEARLRTELDADGAGPAAKSAPGAESEHADAALAQAAETDGSESNETSAKA, from the coding sequence ATGACTTCTGCGGTGAACATGAACCTGATCCTGGATCAGGTCGCCAAGGAGAAGGGTGTCGAGCGGGGTGTGCTCGTGGAGACGCTCGAGCAGGCCATCGAGACCGCTGCCCTCAAGACCTTCGGCCTCGAGCGCGCCATCGAGGCGCAGTACAACGAGGAGAAGGGTGTGGTGGAGGTCTTCCAGGCCCTCACCGTCGTCGCCGAGGTCACCGATCCGATCAACCAGATCACGATCGAGGAGGCCCAGGAGAAGGGCATCGAGGCCGAGGACGGCGACGAGCTCCTCTTCCAGATCTTCTACCGTGAGGAGGACTCGGCCGAGGCGGAGATGCAGGACGAGCGCTACGGCGACATCCTGAAGATCCAGACCCACCGCCGGGCCTTCGGGCGCATCGCGGCGCAGGCGGCCAAGCAGGTCATCATCCAGCGGGTCCGCGACGCCGAGCGCGAGAACGTCTTCCACGACTTCAAGGAGTTCAAGGGCCAGATCATCACGGGCGTGGTGCGCCGCTTCGAGCGGGGCAACCTCGTGGTCGAGCTCGACAAGGGCGTGGGCAACCAGGCCGAGGCCGTGCTGCCGGTCCGCGAGCAGGTGCCGCGCGAGTCCTACCGGGCGGGCGACCGGATCCAGGCCTACGTCCTCGACGTGCTGCGCGAGGCCAAGGGCCCGCAGATCATCCTCTCCCGGGGCTCCGAGCAGCTGCTCGTGAAGCTCTTCGAGATGGAGGTCCCCGAGATCTACGAGGGCATCGTCGAGATCGCCCGCGCCGCGCGCGAGCCCGGCGGCCGCGCCAAGATCGCCGTGGCCTCCCGCGATCCCCAGGTCGATCCCGTCGGCGCCTGCGTCGGCATGAAGGGCAGCCGCGTGCAGGCCGTGGTGCAGGAGCTGCGCGGCGAGAAGATCGACATCGTGCCCTTCGACGACGATCCGGCCCGCTTCGTCTGCGCCGCCCTCGCTCCGGCCGAGGTCACCCGGGTGCTGATCGACGAGGCCAACAAGGCCATGGAGATCATCGTCCCCGACGATCAGCTCTCGCTGGCCATCGGCCGCAAGGGGCAGAACGTCCGCCTGGCCGCCAAGCTCACCGGCTGGAAGCTCGACATCAACAGCGAGAGCCGCGCCGAGGAGATGCGCGATTTCGCCGACGAGTCCCTCGGGGCGATCCCCGGCATCGACGCCGACCTCATCGAGGTCCTCTACGCCCACGGCTTCCGCCGCAGCTCGGACATCGCGGACGCGAACGCCGAGGTGCTTGAGCAGATCCCCGGCGTGGACGCCCAGCAGGTCGAGACGATGCAGGAGGCCGCCCGCTCCCAGGCGGTCCTCGACGCCGAGCGCGAGGCCGTCCTCGAGAAGGAGCGCGAGGAGGCTCGCCAGGCCGAGCTCCGCCGCCACCCCGACACCCTCTCCCCCCAGGAGCGCCTGCTGCGCGTCCGGGGCGTGGGTGAGCGCACGATCGAGCAGCTCTCCACCGGCGGCTACAACACCGTCGAGGACCTGCACAAGGAGGACGATCCCATCAAGCTCGGAGAGTCGACCGGGATCGGCCTGAAGAAGGCTCGCCAGATCAAGACGGCCGTGGCCAACTATCTGGCGGAGGAAGCGCGGCTGCGGACCGAGCTCGACGCGGACGGGGCCGGCCCCGCTGCCAAGAGCGCGCCCGGAGCCGAGTCGGAGCATGCGGACGCTGCCCTCGCGCAGGCCGCCGAGACCGACGGGTCCGAGAGCAACGAGACCTCGGCCAAGGCATGA